The genomic region AGCCGCGGCCGAGAtaaaagcaaagaaagaagCAGCAATAATTCTTGCAAGAATGGCTTTTCCATCACGACCGTCAACTGGACAAACAGTGAAATCTTTTGTCAACTGCATCACAGAAGAAGAAAGactagaaagaaagaaaggaaacataaaaaatttaaagaaagcTCACCTTGCTTCATCTTGTTGAATCTTTAGAGGATTCTTAACTCTTGTTGCTTTGGAATTAAATTCtactttttgtttgattggtGTGTAGATAAATGGGCTGATTGGGCTCAGActaaatagaattattttatatatgtataatatttaaCCATCAATATTCTAAGCCAAAAGGTATAAGAatgtttctaaaataaaaaatgttgaattaaattttcatttttttttctcaattaaactattaattttttataaaaaaacctAATTAAGTTCCATCTTTTTTTTGGCTTAATTAAacctattaatttttataaaaaaatccaattaactCCTAATGCTAATAGGGTCTAAAATATGGTTAATTGTAAGGGTTCATTATTTTGAGAGTGCAATAACTGCTGTGAATATTTTAAAGTGACGTATATATAATGTGAATGAGAGAaaactacttttttttttatttaacttatatCACATCCTTCTTCCAGGATTGGTCTTTTTTCATGAAGTGTAAATCTTTATGGTTTTATTGTAAAAACATATTCGAGATAGTAAGATATAATCTAAGTCAaccaatttgtatttattcTCTACTTACAAATGAGCGTAATGAAAAAGacgaaaatattattatcatttcaGGTGGTGAAAAAAATCACTATTCTTctttataaatgaaattttatagatactaATTGCgtaaaagtaaagaaaaataagtggTTTTCTCTTCCTCACGTGATATAAACAcgactttaaaatattcagaGCAGTTATTATTCGCGCTATCAAAATAATGgaactattaaatttaacgATAATTTTGAACGCCGTTAACATTAGgggttaattaaatattttataaaaattaatgaatttaattaaataaaaaaatgaaaatttaattgtacttttctaataaaagtaaattttactttttatttgattggtGTGTAGATAAATGGGCCTATTGGGGTCAGACTAAATAGAATTATCTATatgcaatatatataatattgaatCAGCAATATTCTAATCAAGTGAGTGACTTTGGTGTTCATTTACTATTCACATGAATCATAAGGCAATACTTAATATTCTAAATCTTGTTAGTTGGTgcttaatgaattattataaatgaacaaaaagtAATAGTGCAACCGTTGTACATGATTAAATCAAAACCATAGACACCTAcaaataatcttttattcaCCCTCACAAAACACATGTTAATCTGACTTTTCTTCCTGAGTTTGTGTTATATAATACAAgattataatagaattaagTGGTCTTTTGCATTCTGCCCTTtgagataatataaataagaattaggTTTAGAGTGGACCTAacgaaataataatagttataaCGGCATATACTAGTATTTGATTAGTTATATAAATCCACACTATGATTAAGATTTGGTAATGTGatttaacaaaagaataaacacaatttTGCCACTTACAATGCCAAGTCAAGTTTAGCCATTCACAATAACctgaaattgataattaacTTTTTGATTGATTGAAGAGCTATGACTCTGATAGTCTAAGGATTATACCACGAgggacaattatttatttatattcgttataaaaaaacataaaattaatatattaccGAAGAGAAATTTCAAATTCCGAAAAGTACTTGACATGagtttcaaatataaattgataattaattattaaatcaattaataagcGCTCTAATAATTATCAGAAATAATCAAACAAGAATTAAATCATAACAAATAAAGTAATTATCAGAAATAGCAGaacaaagaattaaaatgaaaaccAGTGGGATAAGGACTGATCAACTAATACATGATGCAATAggtattaaaaattgaaaattgaaaaataactaATGCAACGACAATTATACGagtgatattaaaataattaataaaatataattacaagTGATTGGAGgttaatgatatatataatttatacaaaaataacGAATCCTtcataaaagaagagagaatgAATGAATGGATTTGTCATATACGAACTCTTTTGTTCAGCTTGGCAGGCCAAATTCTAGTTAGACAGAACTATACCAAACTGGGTATTGCTATGGCATTATGAAGGTGCCATTTGTATGGTTGTGACTCTGTTCGAAGCTCCTGTGATCATAATTAAAACTCTTTACAgagaattttgattttctacTCCAAGTTTAAATGACCGATGGCTATTAAGacaatttgtaaaatattagTTCACAGcatataatattgataaaacgGAATTTTAATGGTCATAATCAAGAGTTCAGAAACTCAAACATAATGGGAGCAACAGCAAACTATATTAGTGATTAATCAAGTCCTTTTAATGATTAATGAAATGAACAGGACTAACAAAAATTCTGGAGATATTCTTCAAGCCGAGATTTCCATCCTCACAGTTGCCCCGAAttcaacaagaaagaaaaaagaatatactATAGTGCAAAGATAGCACACTTTTGCATCACTTGTAACTTTATATTATAGTGCAAACAACTTCAAACTACTGATACTGAACAATATGATTTTCTATaacaattttgtttttttcccCCCCTAAAGGCCCAATGTGTTCTTCTCTTCAACTTTCAATCTTAACTCTTTTTCGGATGGTAATTTGCCACCAACCTTTGAAGTGGCAGACCACCATGCTTTAAGCTCATCCTGCAAAAGCCACAAGTGCATGAAAAGGTTTGCAGTCATGAAATGTAACACAAATCTAAAGACCTAAGTTCAACTTCAAGGTATAAGCTCAGACAAAGCAGACTTTCATAGCAAGTGTCTGAAACAAGAACCCAAGAAAACTCCAGCCAGCATTTTTACCTCAAGAAAATCATGGTTGGAGACAAATTGACTTTCGATTACACATTGGATGCCACCAACATTTACCGCGATAGATTTTTTGGACTTCTTCGATGAACTCTCTATTTGTCCTCCTGCGCAGTCAGAAGAAAGAATCAAATGGACAAACAGCCGTTGTAAGACTTCAGCATTTATCAGGTGAATCCAAAGAGTATATATCGAGACAAATATCtaccaatttaatttaaaagaagtGTTATAGAATACACAATTTTCACCATACCAGTAATGCGAGCTACATAGTATCCAGTTCCTCCTAGTCCCTCCTCCCACTTCCCAAGCCGTAAACGCACAAAATAACCATCAATTGAGAGTGACGCACTAGAGTTCATCCATCTGATGCCcatacaagaaaaataatatcagTAATGATAGGAGCAGGTTTGACAAGATCAGTTTAAAGTTACGGGAAGAAGAAATTTGTTCAAATGTTCCGTATATGAAAGGAGTATCAGACATCAGACTTTCAAGGTTGACGACCATAAATGAGAAAGCAGGACCAAAGTTTTCAATTTACTTTAGCCATAGGATGACTTGAATATGCATCAACAAAGACCAAAAATCTGATCACAGATATTATTGTTCAAGAACTAAAGCACTATATGACTATACTTAGCCAGGAAAATCTAAAGATAGCTTCAACAAGCAATTTCATGGGGACGGGCGCTCCATAAAATCCCTTCAGTGTTAAATGCGTAGAGCCgcataaaggagaaaaattaTCTGAGAGATTtacaatataaagaaaatctatTGGAGGAAACAatcaaaagtaataaaataagcaGTTAGACTTTGTCTATGCCTCTTATCTATCCTATGTTTTGCTTCCCAATGTCAACCCTTACTTAACTATCTTGTTCTCTTGGTTCTTCCTGTATTACTTAATAAAACACATTTAATTAGTTCTTGATTCTATTTGTTCTACCTTGATGAGCTTTACTTCCTAAGAAGTCCATTCCAGTTTTATTGTCTAATATTCTTCAAACTTAGTTCTCCAGGGAATTTGAGGTTTAATGTCATTTTGGGCAGTTTTCCTACATATTTCCATCACCACGTGGCACTTTGACAAACCCCCACCCAAAAACTGACCTACATTTGTTTCAGTAATGTTTGTTATATTTCTCATAAAGAAGATAATGCTTTCCATACACTGAAACTGAcactaaaaaagaaagaacacaTTGCCAGTATGCATGTAAAGAAGCATAATATCAATTGAAAATGCTTAAACCGATGTCCTCTTATCCAATTGTCTTAAAATTCACCTGTTTCTAATCTTCTACGGTTCAAGTAATTGCATTGGGAAACAAGTATAAAAGGGCAAGTTATGATCTACTTACTTGAGAATGTTTGTTCTTGTCAAACGGAGGCTTCTTACTGCATCAAAGATTCCATTTGGTACATCAGAAATCAGGCCATTGACAAAACCATATAAAggtataatttgattttctttcaaCTCCTTTTCTCTGGAAGTCgaagaaatatttttctcaaacaACCTTATATTCAGTTTCATTTTTCCAGAGGTAGCAGCTTCATTTGATTTCCAGCTATTCATATCTTTATCCATTCCATAATCATTCCCATAACAAATTGCGTGACCGCTGCCAGTGACATTTTTCGCCTTTGTATCATCTTCATTTATCACATGAAGCTGCGATTTGCTAGGACCAGCATGGCTGACTGAAGAAGCATGGCATTCTGCTTTACTCCTTACTCTTGGACATGTGCTAGGACATGCAACAGCCCAATGATTGAGCTGAAAACATCTAATACACACACAAGGCAGTTCTTTTATCCCACCGTATATATTGATATTCCTTAAAAGATCTTCAAGCTCAGTATCTGTTACTTCCGAACATTCTCGCAAATCATGACCCTTTATGCCACAAAAGAAACAGGTCATGCTTGCACGATCAGAATTATCTGCGTCATCTGAAGGCGTGATGTATTTGGGTGCATCCAATCTCCTCGGGGAAACAGAAGCCATGGCCTCTGAAGTTTTAACTCTTGCGGAAGATAAGATGGGATTCAGTTTATTCCCAGAATCATTATCAATGTTTCCCTTTACATTGTAGAAATCAAAGGGAGCCCTATTAGCAGTACTATAATTTTGTATAGGCAATGGCTCTTGAAAATTTTTGTTCCTGACCTCTACAATTTCATGTTCACTGGAAGAACCAAGAGGATTCTGTACTTGAGGTATCAGCCCCATGCTATCAGCAGAGCAGTTAAATGCCTCACCAGTACTTTTATTGGAAGGATAGTGGTTAAACGGGGCACCAGAAGTTTTTGGAGAAAATCGAGCTATCCACAAGCTTCCCAGTGGATCACCTTTGTAACCAAAACCATGGGCTGTCTTATTTTTAGATGGCAGTTCAGGATCAATTTTACCAGCACTGCTGGTCTTGTGTTTACCGTGAGAAAAATTGGAGTCTGTTCCATCTTTCTCCTTACCAATTGCcaagttacatgaatttttgttCTCTGTAGAGACACTCCCATTGCTTTCTGGAATGACAGGAAAACTCATAGATATATCTCTAGAATGGACAGTCATACCAGCGTGATAGCCAGATGTAGGCTCATTGTGTTTCTCATTTGATGGCAGAAACCGCTTGTAAACATTACCACTAACCATACGACAAGCTATTGGGGCAGCATTCAGGTCACATATTTTATTGTCCTGGTCACATTCTTTAGATCCTTCTGTTTGATGATTGACATTCAAGGTGACAGTTTCTTGACCCTTTGTCTTTCGGCAATACAGCGACTGAAAGACGGATTGAAATCCTCTTGTGTCGCATGCAGGATCTTCCTTTCTATTGCATGTGAAAACATCCTGACTAGGATTCTCATGCCCATGATTAGGATTTGAGAGagcagaagaaagaaaaggtgccTCTCCTTCACTTGATTTCAAGAATCCCTTCATCATGTTTGAGATCCAATTCACAAATGAGCTATCTTGTTTACCAAGTGATGAGGAACCAGGACTATCTTGAATTTGTCTTTTGACTCTTTTGCTCCCTACCATCAACTGTTGATCAAAGTTCCATCGTTGTTTTCCTGTTGAAAATAGTTCAGTACTGTTACAGCTTTCAACACTCTCATGACTGCCATCCTCCTCATTCAGCATCCTTTCCTTTGCATCTCCATCAGATAAGGCCTTAGACTCGCCTTGTCTTTGAATATTTTGGAGTCTGCTGCTAGTGGGAGACTGGTTGTATCCAAGAGCATATTCTATTGGAATTAACTCATGCTGAGTGTTATTTTCAACTCTATCAGCAGATTCGGATGctaaatttttgtttctcatactGCAAGAATTTTCACCAAATGGTGTTTCTAAATCATTTTCAGCAGTTGACTCCAGTTTGTCCAAGGAAAAAATGCCAGGACGGCCTATGACCATCTTGTTTTCTCTATCTTTTTCTCTAACTGAGGGTGGttcctcattttcttttccagaGCATGCTGCATTCTGAATTTTTATACCATAATCTTCACGTCCTTTCACAGTATGAAAATCAGAAACCAATACAATTTCCATTCCTAATTCATGATCATCATTGACATCTGTAGCTCTGACAATTGGTTCCTCAAAAGTTCGATAATTCTGTGCCACATCCAGTTTGGTTTCATCTGTTTCAAAtgacaaaagaataaattagtGTCCTTCCAGTaggtttgagaaaataaaaagaagttacATTATCTTCTGACGTAGAGACATGTGgtggaagaagaaaaagaagataaaacaAATCTTAGCCTCCTTTGTATCAAAGACAAACAGCTCAAGAAATGCTTCTGAAATCCCGTAAAACTCTTCCATTGATAGCAAATTACGAACTCTCCAGAAATTTTTTCTCTTACTGAAAGTATAGGGTATTCCAATTTCAGAACAGTAATGAAGCATTTTTTCTACTTCCTCTAAAAAGCTTTGGAAGACGACTTAGAGTTATCATCTGGATATGATTTCCCAGGGCTCAAAACAAATCTGAAGTGATAGCATGATGcaaatgttttttattttctgcagTTCGAGATTTTTAGCCATTCAAGATTTACTAAATCACGTTACCTTCGGCTTTATCGTTTCTTAGATCCTCTTTCTGTAGAAAATAGTTCACTGCATTTTTCATCTCAACCACCTGATCACCAGTTGCTGCCAAATGAGAAGTGTTCAGTAATTCAGGACACAGATTTAGGAATGTACAATGTCAAAAATTATCGGTACAAATTCAACAGAATGCATTCAGTGGTATGTTGAAACTATTTGTCAATACCTGTCTTGTCAAGACCTGTTCCACTTAATGGCATGATGCCTACATTGCTTGTAAGAAATGTAGTGGAATTATCTCCAGAAATTTCACTAGCGAGCTTGCATGCCGGTAGAGAAGCTATACATATTTCATTGTCAAATAGTTTGCCAGTATTTGAGATAGGCTTATCAGAACTTGATCCACTTGCCATATAAGTAGGTCCTACACCTGGTAAAAGAGAGGGCTTCTTGTCGATGAAGCTTCCATCAGCACATCTAAGACTCAAACCTTTATGTGGAGACCATACTAGTTCAGAGAGTGGGTCGGTGGCTACAAATGTTATGTCTGCCGTTGAAGCTGCATTTGCACCTGCACCTGGATCATTGCTCAAATTTCTCTGAATGCACTGATTTGAATAACCCAGAGCAAGGCTTAAATTAGTCGATGGTTCTATGTTTTTATCATCCACATTCATCTTTGTTGGATGAACTCTCCTGTAGGCAATCCTGAAATGCCAATGAGGTCCAGGTCAAAGTCAGACTTCTCCATGGTGCTAAACACGAAAACTGTCTACacaaaatatttgaatcaatAAACACTAATCCGGAGgccaaatttttatttgatgggATAAAATGCAATTTTTCATCCAAAATTAGAAGATGTACTCATATTACATAAAATTCAATATGGATACAGTAAATGTTATGAACTTTAGTCTTTTCATTAGTACCTATCTAATTAAATGATGAATGCAAAAGCATATAGAAACTTATTGTTTTATTGAGAggttatataaaaattctgtCCTGTGGAAAATATTCTGTTGGCCATTGTACTACCCTTCCTTTTGAGATACGAAAACCAATAGGATATGGGTAGCTGCCTGATAGAAACCACTTATCGACTCCATAAATTACAGTACTAGTCCTTagacaaaaaaagaatcacTGATATCTACATGTCCATGAGTTGATGCGCACATCGCCTACATCTACATGCCAAACTGGAACGAAACACAGATGTGAtctttgtaattaaatttccTTGAAGCTTCAAAGCCCATGTATCTGATAACCGgatataaaattcattagtTAGAGCTTATAAAATCAGATCTCATGTCAGTTTGTATGTCAATGGAAACCATTCAACTTCTTTGTAATGCGAAAGGTGGTTGACTAAGAAGGAATGACATGCAAGATTGAAGTAAATCTACTCATCTTACAAAAAGGGTGAACAAAGCTCATCGATAGCACAAATGTGCACAAAATTACATATGAAAACTATTACAACTGCTCGGCGCTGTctccattttttatattcCATCCCCCTAAGAACAAACTTCCAATAAAATGCTAGAGAATTATGTCTCCCACATTGACACTAGCCTGAATcacattcttttcttttatctttttattctttcatgtTCTACAGTTCATTCAATGCAATGCATACTTTCCTGATATGCGTATAGTTTCAGTTTTGTTTAGTAACAGGATCCTTCAATGGAGTATATTGAAAATTCAAGCCCAGGGATAAACATATTCAAGTCATTTTAACTGAACatgatgaaaaaaaaaatgaacaaattaaaaaaggtTCTTCTAAGCTAAAGAAATAAGTTACTCAAACTTCTAGTATGTGTCAGATTCATACCCATAACAGTTACAGGAAAGgtccttctcttcttttttcttttttgtatgtTTTTGTTGTAATAAGAAGATAAACTTTAACAACCTACTTCAACCCAAAAAGTGTTTGATGTGTTTCAACcaagataaaataaatgctTAATGTGCGTAATAAGGGTAGAGTAAATAGTCTGAATAACAAAGGAGAACACATTTATTTACACAAGAGTTGAAACAAGAACCCacttaaagagaaaagagaaatgtATATGACTCATACAGAGAAACATGAAacttataaaatgataaaatgatTGCAGGCTATCTTCAAGAAAGCATATGACTTCGAACATGAAATTCACATTAACTACTTACAAAGCAATGCCAAGGACAATGAGATAAAACTTTGATCCAAAACATGTCAATGAGACATCATTCTCTTACTTTAATTGACACATGAAGCCAGTGGATTGATTGCGACAAGTTTCTCAAGTGATCATGGATTACAATAAATACACCAAGAAGAACCTTATTATTCAGAAAACTATCCTTTTCCGCTGTACCCTATTGAATCATAAAAAGATTGGCAATATCTTCTCATTAGTGCAATGCCAATGAGTTTTTAGATACTTATGGTAACACATCTACTCCTAGACTTGCACTTCAATGAATATAATCTATCTTACATGTCCTGTTTATTTCCATAATCTGATAAAAACATGACTGTCCGCGAGCAATACTCACAAACAATTGGTTCATGATTTAGAAGGGTTCGATTAAAAAGCTTAACGACTTCCCTCTTACTTGAGTCTCAAGTACAATTTAGATTCCATGGAACTAATATGCAGTACCATGTCATATAATACccaaaaaaaccccataaacaAAAGTAGATTTTCATGATTAACCTGTCTGTTAATGGTTGTAACTaaagaatcaaaatttaaataatcatgATGACCAGTAACAGTAAAAGTTGATCCTAGAAACATTAGCCTCAGATAGTGGTTTTGACTGTTGTACCAATTAATAAATGTTGCATTGAGTGAGATTTTAGAAGTGGGGTCCGGCTCCTTCCTGGTAGTAAAGATTTGGATAAGAAATTAAGCTAGTGAGCCTTCCagttcatatttctttttgagttCGAGGGCAAAACCTATACTGAATCAAAATTGGCATGTAGAATCACAAGGCAATTACTCACTTCATGACCAAATGAGGTGAAAATTTTTAGATACCAATGCATAATGAACTAACGATTATTGTTAGAAAAATTAGCACCTaacttttagtttcttttctaTTGAATAGCTGAATTCTCATAATTTCAACCAAAGACTCAGATGTATGAACCAATTATCATTTGCCTCAATAATGCATAAGAAATACGATCAAATAACACGACTAGAATCCAGAAAAGGCCAGAACTTTATTCTCTTCCTTGCGAAAGAACCTTAGCAGGATGAATCCATCATTGCATGGCTTGCAAATAAAACACAAATATACTAGTAGATTCAGATAAATCATCTCAGAAGATCACAGCAGAACTTTTCCAAAATATACAACCGCTGCGAAAAACTGAATGATATTTGATCCACAATGTTCTCTACAATACACACCCAGAGAACAAGTGAAGACTACAAATCACATGAAAAGTAAAGTATGACCACAAGAAACACCATCACCATCCAAGCAAAAGCAATTTAGAGTCAAAAAGAAGATTGAGAGATACCCatcggagaaaataaagatttaagaaGACCAAACATACCTATCGTTCTTTAAATGCTTGAAggttgctttctttttctattataatcCAATATCATGCAACCAAGACCAGAACTTTCAAAAGGGTGCATAGaccaaaacaagaaaatggaTAGTATATTATGAACTTATATCAGAAAAAGATAGAAGGAAGGAGAGATCAGTTGTATGAGCTCTAGAACAGAAAGAGGTTTAGAACAAAATGGTTGCCAAGCGTCCTGCCACAGCAGTTTCATGAAGCAAACTCTCTTTGCTCTTGTTCAGATTCCCAGGTATGAGGTCCAGGAGTTGCCACGTTGGCACATTGCATGCCAATAGTGTCAAGTCCTTGAGAGTTGTATCCATTTATGGAATGCTACAAGTCAATAGAAATATTATCACTTCAATAACTACTGTTTCAATCATTTGCATATCAAAGTATCAATTTTTCTAGGAAAccgaaaataaaatatttcatttatttgcaaatccacttttctgtttttatatcatttagagcaaaatattttgtttttgtttttttaggAGCTCAATTAGGGCAAAATTAGAATGATTTACAATGCATTATTATTGGTTACTCTTGCTTTGCTTTTTCCTTGGCGACATTTAAAAGAGAGTATTTTACCCTAGCgtcaattaaaaaagaaatccaaagaAAGAGTTAATTTGCCCCTAGAATCAGACACAGGATCAAATAAGTCAAATATAAACTATTATTTAACAATTGAACACAAAAACTTCTATTTTACactcaattaagtcttaagtttaattttaaattacgaAGCACTCGTTGGTAGTAGTGaatataatactttatttataaaatacttaaaactAAGATTTTATGGATTGTGATCTCCATTGTtgattcaatattttaaaattttttatgatttattatattagagGCTTCAActactaatataatttttgatttCAATATCGTAATACTacataaaaattctaaatctcAATTGCaagaaaacttttattttttttccttaataatattttctttattcaagAACAACTTTATCACTTTCAATAGTACTAGTTCCtagtttcaaaaataataattagcaGAAAAGAAGATCAGAATGTCATAACTCGAATTATTAAATCGtgaataataattagattttcgttaagagaatttttaattcctaataaaaattaattatattacataaaaattcatttttattaatcgagtaattttctttttgaaatccATGTTATTCAAGATCTATTTCCaggtaaattttaaatgtaacTAAACCTTAAATAGAATTTCGATGCTAAATGGTTAAAAAAGTTGATGTTGGATCTATTTGAACCTCTGTCAGAAGTTCAGGGGCCAAACTGATCCCTTTGTTTCTGCTTCATTTTTTGTCCCGTTAGGAGTTCAATTGCATGATTCTTTGGCCCCAGCgcttgaattattattattattatttttttttgggttagTTTCAATTTCACCTGCCTTTGTTAACAGGTACATGTAAATTTCCTTTAATAAAGTAATATCATAATTAGCATAACAGAGATTGCTTAGCATAAAGAGATTAATACTTAAGATTTTTGATAATCTTCCTTAAATCCaagtaatatttcttttatgaatttttttccaactaatatttcttttctgaattttttaattagtgaTTCATTAATCTTGTAATGCATCTCAATCCGTGTTTTAAAAATCGGACTAAATCTGCTGGTTCAATCAACCGGATTGAAAATTAATAGTCAAtctgatttaatttcttaaacatAGAATTTACAGTTGAACCGGATTACACCAACTATaccaaaaaaattgattttttacatatacccaaaaaaaattattaagaaattataaatttatatttagaattattCGAACttacatttaaaagaaaaataatagtttcTTTATGAGTATTTATAATTTGGtttcttataatatatatatatatatattactatacTTATAAAAGGATATGATtcatctattttaatttgttaattaagtatttaagattttcatatttaaaatttattagatattactaaaagttaataatttattattaattagttataataataattttagaatttaataaataaatataataaatttgtattAGAGCAATGTAATCGgtgagttgactggtcaaatCAGTTGAATTTAGTAATTAGTATTTTGATAtgtttgtattttaatttgattttaaaaacaCTGTTATTCATAACATTATCTTTATAAACAAACACCCAAAAGAAGGAATCATCAActtattatcttaaaaataattattaaggtCAAATTTTGATGAATATCAAGTGAGGATGAGGTACTTGGCAAGTTGAATGATGTTGATCTTCAAAAGATATAAATGGGCCCATGATTTTTCACAAGATCCATTTCATTATAAATACTATGGTATAGATATGTATATCAACCACTTATCTTTGGATCTGGACCATTTTACGGCCACCAAGGATTTTATTACATCCATGGAAACACTCAGATCGTCTCTTTcaagctttattttatttctctgcAAGTGACCATGGCCATGCTTCTTATTGAATCCATCTTTCTTTCCCTATCACTAACTAAAATTGGTGTTTGTCAATGGTTTCAAAGACACTGACCATTTTGCTCTATGCTAGGAAAGTTATGAATTTCGCGGCGGTTGTTTTTGGTCCGGTCAACAAATGCCCCGAATACACCGGTTAAGCtttatttaatatcttattaaattaCCTACAATAATGTAATACTACCTTAAACCCATCttattttttcaagaaaaaaaaaataaaacacttCTTTATCattgaataatataaaaattatactactaaaattcataataaactcttataattactaattcataaaaatttcaaataaaaaatatcgaaaaaaatccaaatatttttttaaatatttataatattgatatttaattgaaaGATGGAATTAACCCTTCATTTTTTGAAATCAACTTTCTTTCTTAGCAATATTCCGCATACTATTTAC from Ricinus communis isolate WT05 ecotype wild-type chromosome 9, ASM1957865v1, whole genome shotgun sequence harbors:
- the LOC8280168 gene encoding uncharacterized protein LOC8280168 isoform X1; its protein translation is MESISGFYQAATHILLVFVSQKEGIAYRRVHPTKMNVDDKNIEPSTNLSLALGYSNQCIQRNLSNDPGAGANAASTADITFVATDPLSELVWSPHKGLSLRCADGSFIDKKPSLLPGVGPTYMASGSSSDKPISNTGKLFDNEICIASLPACKLASEISGDNSTTFLTSNVGIMPLSGTGLDKTATGDQVVEMKNAVNYFLQKEDLRNDKAEDETKLDVAQNYRTFEEPIVRATDVNDDHELGMEIVLVSDFHTVKGREDYGIKIQNAACSGKENEEPPSVREKDRENKMVIGRPGIFSLDKLESTAENDLETPFGENSCSMRNKNLASESADRVENNTQHELIPIEYALGYNQSPTSSRLQNIQRQGESKALSDGDAKERMLNEEDGSHESVESCNSTELFSTGKQRWNFDQQLMVGSKRVKRQIQDSPGSSSLGKQDSSFVNWISNMMKGFLKSSEGEAPFLSSALSNPNHGHENPSQDVFTCNRKEDPACDTRGFQSVFQSLYCRKTKGQETVTLNVNHQTEGSKECDQDNKICDLNAAPIACRMVSGNVYKRFLPSNEKHNEPTSGYHAGMTVHSRDISMSFPVIPESNGSVSTENKNSCNLAIGKEKDGTDSNFSHGKHKTSSAGKIDPELPSKNKTAHGFGYKGDPLGSLWIARFSPKTSGAPFNHYPSNKSTGEAFNCSADSMGLIPQVQNPLGSSSEHEIVEVRNKNFQEPLPIQNYSTANRAPFDFYNVKGNIDNDSGNKLNPILSSARVKTSEAMASVSPRRLDAPKYITPSDDADNSDRASMTCFFCGIKGHDLRECSEVTDTELEDLLRNINIYGGIKELPCVCIRCFQLNHWAVACPSTCPRVRSKAECHASSVSHAGPSKSQLHVINEDDTKAKNVTGSGHAICYGNDYGMDKDMNSWKSNEAATSGKMKLNIRLFEKNISSTSREKELKENQIIPLYGFVNGLISDVPNGIFDAVRSLRLTRTNILKWMNSSASLSIDGYFVRLRLGKWEEGLGGTGYYVARITGGQIESSSKKSKKSIAVNVGGIQCVIESQFVSNHDFLEDELKAWWSATSKVGGKLPSEKELRLKVEEKNTLGL
- the LOC8280168 gene encoding uncharacterized protein LOC8280168 isoform X4, with product MNVDDKNIEPSTNLSLALGYSNQCIQRNLSNDPGAGANAASTADITFVATDPLSELVWSPHKGLSLRCADGSFIDKKPSLLPGVGPTYMASGSSSDKPISNTGKLFDNEICIASLPACKLASEISGDNSTTFLTSNVGIMPLSGTGLDKTATGDQVVEMKNAVNYFLQKEDLRNDKAEDETKLDVAQNYRTFEEPIVRATDVNDDHELGMEIVLVSDFHTVKGREDYGIKIQNAACSGKENEEPPSVREKDRENKMVIGRPGIFSLDKLESTAENDLETPFGENSCSMRNKNLASESADRVENNTQHELIPIEYALGYNQSPTSSRLQNIQRQGESKALSDGDAKERMLNEEDGSHESVESCNSTELFSTGKQRWNFDQQLMVGSKRVKRQIQDSPGSSSLGKQDSSFVNWISNMMKGFLKSSEGEAPFLSSALSNPNHGHENPSQDVFTCNRKEDPACDTRGFQSVFQSLYCRKTKGQETVTLNVNHQTEGSKECDQDNKICDLNAAPIACRMVSGNVYKRFLPSNEKHNEPTSGYHAGMTVHSRDISMSFPVIPESNGSVSTENKNSCNLAIGKEKDGTDSNFSHGKHKTSSAGKIDPELPSKNKTAHGFGYKGDPLGSLWIARFSPKTSGAPFNHYPSNKSTGEAFNCSADSMGLIPQVQNPLGSSSEHEIVEVRNKNFQEPLPIQNYSTANRAPFDFYNVKGNIDNDSGNKLNPILSSARVKTSEAMASVSPRRLDAPKYITPSDDADNSDRASMTCFFCGIKGHDLRECSEVTDTELEDLLRNINIYGGIKELPCVCIRCFQLNHWAVACPSTCPRVRSKAECHASSVSHAGPSKSQLHVINEDDTKAKNVTGSGHAICYGNDYGMDKDMNSWKSNEAATSGKMKLNIRLFEKNISSTSREKELKENQIIPLYGFVNGLISDVPNGIFDAVRSLRLTRTNILKWMNSSASLSIDGYFVRLRLGKWEEGLGGTGYYVARITGGQIESSSKKSKKSIAVNVGGIQCVIESQFVSNHDFLEDELKAWWSATSKVGGKLPSEKELRLKVEEKNTLGL